Sequence from the Burkholderia stabilis genome:
AGCAGCTGCATCACGATGCTGCCGACGGTGCTCCACGGCGACGCGGCAGCGGCCGACTGCGACGTGATCATCAGCCCGACGAGCGCCGGCGTGACGAAGATCCCGAGCAGGCTCGACGCGGATGCCGCGCACACGGCGGCCGGCACGTTGCCCTTCGCGATCGACGTGAAGGCGATCGACGACTGGACCGTCGACGGCAGCGTGCACAGGAACAGCACGCCCGCATACAGCGTCGGCGTGACGAGCGGCTGCAGCACGGGTTTCAGCGCGAGGCCGAGCAGCGGAAACAGCGCGAACGTGCTGAGCAGCACGACCGCGTGCAGCCGCCAGTGGGTCGCACCTGCGACCACGGCTTCGCGCGACAGCTTCGCGCCGTGCAGGAAGAACAGCAGGCCGACGGCGATGTTGGTCGCCCAGTTGAACGCGTGGGCGGCCGGGCCGCGGCACGGCAGGAAGCTCGCGAGCACAACGGTGCCGACGAGCGCGAGCGTGAAGTTGTCGGGAAGAAAACGGGGACGGGCCATCGGGAACTCGATTCGGAAACGACGGAGGCGCGCGTCGCGCGCGCGGATCGCGACATTGTCCCGGTTGGCTATTCACTACACAAATTCATTGTGGGAATCGATTGATGAATTGATTGCATGCAACAACGATCGTCATCGGCGCCCGGCAATGCGCAAAACGGCAGAAGAATGTTCTGCCTCGATTGCACCCTGAAGTGAAAAAACCTAGCAGTAACATGGTGTTACACCGATGCCGGCGACCTAACACTTTTTGGCTCGACACACTTTCGGGCCGCTCATAAATTACTGCTGAAAGCCTTGCGTCGGTCGAAAGCGGCCGCCGACAGGCGTGAACAGGCACGAAACGATGACGGAACGGGTGAAACGGAAGATCGGACGATGGGTGGCGGGCGTGCTCGGCGCGCTGCTGATGCCGCTCGCGCTCGCCCAGCCGCCACACGGCGGTCACGGTTTCGGCGGCCACGGTTTCGGTGGCGGCGACATGCGCGCGTACGGCCAGCCGGCCGGCGGCGCGCCCGTCTGGCGCCGCGTTCCGCCTCCGGCAGGCGCGCGTGCCGGAGGCGTGAGCGGCTACGGCTCGCGCTGGGGGCTGCGGCCGACGCCGTCCTACGGCCACTACGCCGCGCAAAACCCGTATCGCCCGATCAGCGCCGACGCGCGCCAGATGCCGCGCCCGCCGGGCGGCGGCGGCAACGTGCCGTTGCGCGCCGGTTCGATCCGCGCCGACGTCGCGCGCTACAACGAGGAGCGCGGTGGCCGTCCGATGCCGCCGCCCCGCTCGCAGGAAGAGCCTGCGCACTCGCCGTTTTTCTCCCCGTTCTACCGAAACTGAGCGCCCGCGCGTTCGTCCCCTCTGCTGCTGATGCGAATTCGCAACAGTTGGCCACATAATTCCGCTGATTTTCCCGCCGCATTGCGCTATCTTTCGCGCCCGGCTCGCGTGTGCCACGCCGCCGTCCCGTCGCGCTGTCGCCTCCGCGCGGGGCCGCCGTGTGTATCCGGCCATGTATCGATTCCGCGAAGTTAATGCTGGCGCTATACCAGCAATAAGTGTGCGCATTTTTGACCGGACGAATGATCCGTAAAGATGGCTGCGCCCCACACGACGCAAGCTATCGGCTCCAAAAACAACGCTCGCGCCACTTATCGACAATTCGACAAAACCTGGAGATCCCATGAAAGCATTTGCTCGCCGTGCGTCGCGCACGTCCGTCAAGCTGATCACAGCCGCCGCCTGCGTGGCCGCTGCCGCACCCGTTTATGCGCAATCGAGCGTGTCGCTCTACGGTCAGGTCGACGAATGGGTCGGCGCCACCAAGTTCCCCGGCGGCAATCGCGCATGGAACGTGTCGGGCGGCGGGATGTCGACGTCGTACTGGGGCCTGCACGGCGCCGAGGATCTCGGCAGCGGGTACAAGGCGATCTTCACGCTGGAAAGCTTCTTCCGTGCGCAGAACGGTCAGTTCGGCCGCTTCCAGGGCGACACCTTCTTCGCGCGCAACGCGTACGTCGGCATCAGCTCGCCGTACGGCACGGTGACGGCAGGCCGCCTGACGACGCACCTGTTCCTGTCGACGATCCTGTTCAACCCGTTCTACGACTCGTACACCTTCTCGCCGATGGTGTACCACGTGTTCCTCGGCCTCGGCACGTTCCCGACCTATCCGAGCGACCAGGGTGCGGTCGGCGATTCGGGCTGGAACAACGCGCTGTCGTACACGTCGCCGTCGTTCGGTGGCCTGAATTTCGGCGCGATGTACGCGCTCGGCAACCAGGCCGGCGACAACCGTTCGAAGAAGTGGAGCGCGCAGTTCAACTATGCGAACGGCCCGTTCGCGGCGACCGCCATGTATCAGTACGTGAACTTCAACAACGGCCCGCAGGACCTGAGCGCGCTCGTCACCGGCATGAAGAGCCAGGGCATCGCGCTCGTCGGCGCGACCTACGACCTGAAGCTCGTGAAGCTGTTCGGCCAGTACATGTATACGAAGAATGACCAGGTCGCGGGCAGCTGGCACGTGAACACCGCGCAGGGCGGCGTGTCGGTGCCGCTCGGCGTGGGCAACGCGATGGCGTCGTACGCATACTCGCGCGACGCGGGCGGCCTCGACCAGACGCGCCAGACCTGGGCCGTCGGCTACGACTATCCGCTGTCCAAGCGCACGGACGTCTACGCTGCGTACATGAACGATCACATCAGCGGCCTGTCGAGCGGCAACACGTTCGGCGCAGGTATCCGCGCGAAGTTCTGACGCGCACGCGCGATCGGCGCGCAGCACGCGCGCGAAAATCGCGCGTTCCGGCTGCATGTTTTCCCGCCCGAAACGGCGCCGCCACTCGCGGCGCCGTTTTGCCTTTCTTGACCTTTCTGTTTCCTAGCCTTTGTTACCCTATCTCGTAATTGGACCATTCCCCCGTCATTACGAGCTAGTTCGATGGATACCCTCGTCAGCATGAATGTGTTTCGCTACGTCGTCGAAGTGGGCAGCTTCGTCGGCGCGGCGGAGCGCATGCAGATGTCGGCTGCGATGGCGAGCAAGCACGTGATGCATCTCGAGCAACAGCTCGGCGCGCGGCTGCTGCATCGCACGACACGACGCGTCGCGCCCACCGAGGCAGGACGCGAATATTACGAGCGCCTGGTGCAGGCGCTGTCTGAACTCGACGAAGCCGGGCAGGCAGTCGGCGCCGCGAGCGTGGTGCCGCAGGGCAGGCTGCGCGTGACGTCGCTGTCCGCGTTCGGCTTGCGGCACGTGATGCAGGCCGTCACCGAATACGCGGGCCGTTTCCCCGACGTGACCGTCGACATGACGCTGTCCGATCGTGTGGTCGACCTGATCGAGGAAGGCTACGACGTCGCGGTGCGCGCGGCGCCGAACGGTTTGAAATCGTCGTCGCTGGTCGCGCGGCAGATCGCGACCGCGCACATCCTGCTCGTCGCGTCGCCCGAGTATCTCGACAAGCACGGCACGCCCGAGACGATCGCCGATCTCGCGCAGCACAATTACCTGCGGCGCGACTCGAATTCGACGATGCTCGATTCGCTGGTGATCGACGCGGCTGCCGCGTCGCGCGTGAACCTGAACGGCAACCTGATCGTGAATCACCTCGAAGGGCTGCGTGCGGCCGTGCTCGCGGGCGCGGGCATCGCGTTGCTCGGCACCGAGGTGGTCGGCGACGACATCGAATCCGGCCGGCTCATACCGGTGCTGCTCGACGCGGTACCGCCGCACGAGGCGCCGATCTATGCGGTCTACGCGAGCCGTCGTCACGTGTCCGCGAAGGTGCGTTCGTTCGTCGATTTCCTGGCGGCGCGTTTCGAAGGACAGTCGCTGTGCCCGTCGATCGAGTCGCGCCTGCGCGTGCTGCCGATCACGCGGATGAAGCGCGTGGTCTGAACCCGTATTTCCCGCTCGACGGCGGGGCCATGAAAAAAGCGCGAACCGCTGCTGAACTGACCCCACAAAGTTGGACAGTTTAAGAAGGCTAGGCGCCCAAGGGCTGAGTTCTGTATTGAACGGGACTCAGCCCTTTTAGTTTGAGCTTGATGCGATCGTGGTTGTAGTAATGGATGTAGCGATCCAACGCATCGCGTAACTGTTCGACGCTAGCAAAGCGTTGCAGCCTGTAGCACTCTGACTTGAGCGTACCGAAGAAGCTCTCCATCGCGGCGTTGTCCAAGCAGTTGCCTTTGCGTGACATGCTCTGCGTCAACGCGTGCTGGCCAAGCAGCCGACGATACGCTGGCATCTGATACTGCCAGCCCTGATCCGAATGCAGCAGCGGTCGATCCTTGCGTCCAAGCTTGGTCAGCGCCTTCTTCAGCATACGGCTGACCATCTCGAAGCTTGGCCGTCGATCCATCTGATAGGCGACGATCTCCCCGTTGTACAGATCCATCACTGGCGACAGGTACAGCTTCTGGCCACCGACGTTGAACTCAGTCACGTCGGTTACCCATTTCTGATTCGGGCGCTCGACATCGAACTTGCGCTGCAGCAGATTAGGCGCGACACGACCAACTTCGCCTCGCCAGGAGCGGTATTTCTTTGG
This genomic interval carries:
- a CDS encoding peptide-binding protein, translating into MTERVKRKIGRWVAGVLGALLMPLALAQPPHGGHGFGGHGFGGGDMRAYGQPAGGAPVWRRVPPPAGARAGGVSGYGSRWGLRPTPSYGHYAAQNPYRPISADARQMPRPPGGGGNVPLRAGSIRADVARYNEERGGRPMPPPRSQEEPAHSPFFSPFYRN
- a CDS encoding bile acid:sodium symporter family protein; the encoded protein is MARPRFLPDNFTLALVGTVVLASFLPCRGPAAHAFNWATNIAVGLLFFLHGAKLSREAVVAGATHWRLHAVVLLSTFALFPLLGLALKPVLQPLVTPTLYAGVLFLCTLPSTVQSSIAFTSIAKGNVPAAVCAASASSLLGIFVTPALVGLMITSQSAAAASPWSTVGSIVMQLLVPFVAGQLLRPVIGGWIERNRGVLRFVDQGSILLVVYVAFSEAVNEGLWHQIPARALGGLLVVNLVLLAIALLLTAFVSKRLGFNRADQITIIFCGSKKSLAAGVPMAKVIFSANAVGAIVLPLMLFHQIQLMACAALAQRWGARDMSGEGDEGSATAAPGALSAGKR
- a CDS encoding LysR family transcriptional regulator; the protein is MDTLVSMNVFRYVVEVGSFVGAAERMQMSAAMASKHVMHLEQQLGARLLHRTTRRVAPTEAGREYYERLVQALSELDEAGQAVGAASVVPQGRLRVTSLSAFGLRHVMQAVTEYAGRFPDVTVDMTLSDRVVDLIEEGYDVAVRAAPNGLKSSSLVARQIATAHILLVASPEYLDKHGTPETIADLAQHNYLRRDSNSTMLDSLVIDAAAASRVNLNGNLIVNHLEGLRAAVLAGAGIALLGTEVVGDDIESGRLIPVLLDAVPPHEAPIYAVYASRRHVSAKVRSFVDFLAARFEGQSLCPSIESRLRVLPITRMKRVV
- a CDS encoding porin, giving the protein MKAFARRASRTSVKLITAAACVAAAAPVYAQSSVSLYGQVDEWVGATKFPGGNRAWNVSGGGMSTSYWGLHGAEDLGSGYKAIFTLESFFRAQNGQFGRFQGDTFFARNAYVGISSPYGTVTAGRLTTHLFLSTILFNPFYDSYTFSPMVYHVFLGLGTFPTYPSDQGAVGDSGWNNALSYTSPSFGGLNFGAMYALGNQAGDNRSKKWSAQFNYANGPFAATAMYQYVNFNNGPQDLSALVTGMKSQGIALVGATYDLKLVKLFGQYMYTKNDQVAGSWHVNTAQGGVSVPLGVGNAMASYAYSRDAGGLDQTRQTWAVGYDYPLSKRTDVYAAYMNDHISGLSSGNTFGAGIRAKF